The genomic interval GAGATCCCTACCAAGCTGGAAGACCTGGAGGTTGTGCAGCAGAGGTCAGTTTGGGAGCGATGGAAGCAGAGATGATTATGTAACAAGATTGTTGCTGAAtccagtgcttttttttttctctttaaaaatagatacaattaaaatttttcctgacgataaagttgtaaaatatctcaaaaacttaattttatttactttttagttATACACATTATACAACATAAGTGATTTAGGATTAGCTAAAATTGGTATAATAATTATCCATCCTAAGTGAATCATCTAATTGTTTCTATTGTTATGCTTCCGcttactttcttcaaattcagtaCTTTCTTCACATTGCTAAAGAGCCATTTTAGCAAAACTTGATCCCAGTTTGCTTCTTGTTTGTATCTTGAAtctcaaaacaaatttaaataaaataataataatattgagcatttatttttatatatatctaaagaaaaatatgaaaaaatgaagTATTCAACATGGAAAAGTTAAATGATCTTAATTTCAAAAATCAATGCTGTCTACATTAAGTTTCTTTTTAGCATTGATATATCCCTCTCCAGGTTTTTACCAACCAGTACAGTTTGCACAAATTAATATTCAGAGTAGACATAAACCTGCAATGAGTATGTACTATAATGATGCAAATCTTTCATAGCGagtgaaatgaaacaattatACTCTGCTGCAGGTTTGACACCCTAGAGCCTGAGATGAACAACTTGGGTACTCGGGTCACTGATGTGAATCAAGTGGCTgagcagctgctgagctcaGACAACTGCAGCAAAGACCAAATCCACCAGACAAGAGACCAGCTAAACAACAGGTAAGACCTAATATTGAACATGCCTTTATTCTCACCACTATAAGCACCATTCTGTTTGTACTTAATGTTCCATGTGATGGATTTTGACTCTAGATGGAAAGAGTTTGAGAAGCTGGCTGGCCAAAAGAAGCAAGCCCTGGAATCTGCTCTTAACATCCAGAACTACCACCTGGAGTGTAACGAGAGCCAGACGTGGATGAAGGAAAAAACCAAAGTGATTGAATCCACGCAGAGCTTGGGCAACGACCTGGCTGGAGTGATGGCACTTCAACGCAAGCTAACTGGCATGGAGAGGGACCTCGAGGCTATTCAGGTATGGAAGTGACGCATGCTGGgcagaaatagaaatataaaaacacctggacaaaataattgttttttgttctcctgTTATTTCTTAATCTAAATTagctttcatatttttttaggGTAAGTTGGATGATTTGACAAAGGAGGCAGAAAAACTCGCCAGTGAACATCCAGATCAAGCTGGAGAAATCCAGGGTCGCCTGGCTGAGATTCAGGAGGTGTGGGAGGAGTTGAATGCCACCATGAAGCGACGGGAGGAGTCACTGGGAGAAGCCAGCAAACTTCAGGGTTTCCTCAGGGACCTGGATGACTTCCAGTCCTGGCTGTCCCGCACTCAGACCGCAGTGGCCTCAGAAGACAGCCCCACTTCCCTGCCTGAGGCCGAGAGTTTGCTCGCCCAGCATGAGAGCATCAAGAATGAAGTTGACAACTACAAGGAGGATTATGAGAAGATGCGAGCGGTTGGCGAGGAAGTGACCCAAGGTCAGACGGACGCCCAGCACATGTTTTTGGCCCAGAGGCTTCAGGCGCTGGACACTGGGTGGCATGAGCTGCGACGCATGTGGGAGAACCGTCACAGTCTTCTGGCCCAGGCCTTCGATTTCCAGACTTTCCTTAGAGATGCCAAGCAAGCTGAAGCTTTTCTCAACAGCCAGGttagaacaacacaaaatatgGATGAAACTTTATTGAATTAACCACATTAGCTTTCTTTGCAACAATCTGCTGTTCCTTAATCAGTTTCAGTACTCCTGTTACAAATGACTAGCATAACAGAACTAGAATATTTAGTCTTGCTGCTTCTTTGGCTGCAAAAGAAATGCAGCACAAACTGTAAGCAGAACTCTTTTTGCTTTCCTTTGACAAAAAGCTTTTGCAGTTGATTGGAATGAGTTTGATTTATGATCTCAGAGTAAAGGAGGGCAAATACAAATGGACGTTTTCCAggtatttgttaaaaacaataaaaataacttaccctttttgttttattacatagCCATGTGCTACTTTGGGTtgatatcacataaaattccattaaaatacatgtgaaaagttaagagctatgaatacctttgcaaaGAACTATATTTTTAGCTATATGTTAACTGACTTTTTGTTGGCTTTCATATTTTGGCAAGCTATGTTTTTGTTAAGATTTCAGCCAATCAAAATGGATCCCAACATAAGGTCAGGAGGGATTTACTATCATTCCTATTAATATTACAAGCATCAAATGAAGGTTAAATCGAAAAGTGCACAGCTTAAAGATCGCTACTAGAGACGGTCAGTTTATAGGGTTATGTTCCTTCATagcttttagaaaaatgcagCCTTTTTGGGAAACTGAAATGCGAGTGCTGCTTTTGTGTCTCTGTAGGAGTACGTGTTGTCCCACACAGAGATGCCCACCAATCTTCAGGCTGCAGAGGAGGCCATTAAGAAGCACGAGGATTTTCTCACCACCACAGAGGCCAGCGAGGAGAAGATAACGGGTGTGGTGGAGGCTGGACGGCGCCTTATTAATGACTCCAATGCAAACGCAGATAAAATTCAAGAAAAAGTTGATTCAATCCAGGAAAGGTCAGAGCTGGAGCAAAAGATAAGggaaaaattcagattttttttctgatgtgttTAGAGTTGAAAATTCTGTcttatgcttgttttttttttccagacattgTAAAAATAAGGAGGCTGCAAATGAACTGCTTTCAAAGCTTAAAGATAACTGTGAACTTCAGCGCTTCCTGCAAGATGGGCAAGAGGTAATGAAGTTAAGCACTTAAACAAATTAATGTGTAAAGTCATTTAAAGAAGGAATTTGAATAAGTGACCTTGTGTTGTGATATATAGTGTctctttgtaatgtttttccATATTGCTACTCCTCCATAGCTGACTTTGTGGATCAACGAGAAGATGCTAACAGCACAGGACATGACTTATGATGAAGCTCGAAATCTTCACAGCAAATGGCAGAAACACCAGGCCTTCATGGCAGAGCTGGCCTCCAACAAAGACTGGCTGGATAAGATTGATAAGGTgtgtaaacacagaaaacacacccTCTTAAATTAACCTTAAGTTTTATTCCCCCTTCTTTGAACTTGGTAATAGTTTACCAGCTCTTATTTGTAagtaaattgtttttctaaaaggAGGGTCAAGCACTGGTGGCGGAGAAGCCTGAGCTGAAGCCGGTGGTCCAGCAGACGTTGGAGGACCTGCAGCGTCAGTGGGAGGAGCTGGAGAGCACGACCCGGACCAAGGACCAGTGCTTGTTTGAAGCCCACAGAGCAGAGATATTTACACAGAGCTGCTCCGCTCTGGATGACTGGCTGAAAAACATCGAGACCCAGCTGCACAGTGACGACTACGGAAAAGATTTGACCAGCGTCAACATCCTCCTTAAAAAGCACCAGGTAGAAATCAAAATAAGCTGCAAtgctctgaatgtttttatttttccattttaaaaaatagcagaaataagTTGGgccaaaaatatttgatctgatgcaaatgaagatgttttacctttttttttctcttttttttttttaatctttcccCTGTGTAGATGTTGGAGCATCAGATGGAGGTCAGAGAGAAAGAGGTGCAGTCCCTACAAAGTCAGGCTGTTGCTCTGTCCCAGGAGGATGCAGGGTTGGCTGAGGTAGACGGGCAGCAGAAGCGAGTCATTGACAGTTTTTCTGGCCTCCAAGACCCTCTTAACCTGAGGAGACAGCAGCTGCTGGCCTCTAAAGAAGCACATCAGTTCAACAGAGACTTGGAAGATGAAATTGTGAGCACTAGCAACTCAGTGGAGTTAATAGATgagttttgagttttatttttgtcctgctgaggttttatttctattcaatTTGCAGCTTTGGGTAAAAGAACGGATGCCTCTGGCATCTTCCACAGATCATGGAAAAGACTTGCCAACTGTGCAGCTGTTGATCAAAAAGAACCAGGTAcagtttttttatgctttagttttcagcaagaaatttaataattatgttGTGACACCCTTGGCTTAAAAATATATGATATAAAATCTAAAGGCATTCCTGATATTTTGACAGATTCTTAGATTTGACAGATCTAAGTGATTTTAAAGCAGACATCATCTAAATGGGTCCAGATACCATAAACGGCCAACCTTTTACCACAATACTCAAAAGTCCAGAATGATGTCAACTTCTGGAAATATCTAGAAATGTCTCTCTGGAAAAGAATGGAAATAGAAACTATGCAAGAAACATCCTTCCAGTAGAAATAATGTCAGAACTGGTTGTGAAACAGACGTTGCAGAAAGAGATCCAGGGCCACCAACCTCGCATCGATGACATCCACCGTCGAGGTGAGGCTCAGAGCCAGGTGGACGGCGACAGGCAGTCACTGCTGAAGGAACGCCTCGTTGAGCTCAGGGATCTCTGGGACCAGCTGATCGCAGAGACGGACAAGCGTCACGACCGTCTGATAGAGGCCAATCGCGCACAGCAGTTCTATGCTGATGCGGCTGAAGCAGAAGCCTGGATGGGGGAGCAGGAGCTGCACATGATGTCGGAGGAAAAAGCAAAGGTAAACTTGAGACAAAGATGAACAGATTGTTGTTAATCCTGTGTATTTAGGAAATATAATCATTCATGTTTGCTACCCAGGATGAGCAAAGTGCTCTGGCAATGGTCAAGAAACACCAGATCCTAGAACAGGCCCTGGAGGACTACGCCCAGACCATCCACCAGCTGGCCAACAGCAGTCGTCTCATGGTCACCAGTGAGCACCCAGAGAGGTCCGGAAGCACATCTTAGTCTTCAACCTGAAGAAGTAGTTGTCATTTAATAACTAACACATTTGATTCCTAATCTCAATTGAACAGTGAAAGAATCACCTTGCGACAAGCCCAGGTAGACAAGCTGTACGCCGGCCTCAAAGACCTGGCAGAGGAGCGCCGTGTGCGTCTTCAGGAACGGCTGCGGCTGACCCAGCTGAAGCGAGAGGTAGATGACTTGGAGCAATGGATCGCTGAGAGGGAGGTGGTCGCCGGCTCCCATGAACTGGGACAAGACTATGAACATGTCACGGTGGGTCTTTTTTCTCCAATTGAAGATGTGAAAGCTCTGGGAAATTCAGCTGAATTAATTATGTTGCCccgatttctgttttttcttttttttcccacagatgCTGAGGGACAAGTTTCGTGAGTTTGCTCGTGACACCAGCACCATTGGCCAGGAGCGTGTAGACGGCGTGAACGCATTAGCAGATGACCTCATCGAGTCCGGTCACCCTGAGAACGCCAGCGTGGCAGAATGGAAGGACGGTCTAAATGAGGCCTGGGCTGACCTGCTAGAGCTTATTGACACACGCACGCAAATGTTAGCCGCCTCCTATGAGCTGCACAGGTTCCATCAAGATGCTATGGAGGTGCTTGGACGTATCAAGGAGAAGAAGGAGGTGGTGCCTTCAGACCTTGGCCGGGATCTAAACACGGTCCAGCATCTCCACAGACAGCACAACACTTTTGAAAATGACATCCAGGCCCTCAGCGGACAAGTGAGTGAAAAGATTTCTTGTTAGATTTCGAAAGCGGCTTCAGATCAAAACACAGAAGgccttctcttcctcttttaaCTCCAAGGTGAACCAAGTGCAGGATGATGCAGCACGTCTGCAGAAGGCCTATGCTGGTGAAAAAGCAGATGACATTCAAAAGAGTGAAACGGCCGTGACGACTGCCTGGCAAGGGCTGCTGGAGGCCGGCAAAGCCCGCAGGCTCCTCCTGCTGGACACAGTGGAGAAGTTCCGCTTCTTGAACATGGTGCGAGACCTCATGCTCTGGATGGACGGCATCAACGTGCAGATCGACGCGCATGAAAGTCCGAGGTAAACGGAGTATTTACCACTAACTGGAATGGCTTATATAAAAACCAGAAGTGGGTAGAGTAGCCAAAAATTAttctcaagtaagagtagcaccactttaacatatttttactctagtaaaagtgaaaagtagCTTCTAAGAAATTTCTCAAGTAAGGGTAAacaagtatttggtaaaaagccTACTCAGGTACTGAGTTACTGATCGAAACAGTCGTTTAATACTTACAAATTATATAATCAAAAAGACCAAAATACAAAGtgataaatgaatacatttatttttaaagctatttACAATAACCACCAAGTtatccaaagtgctttacattgtgcaaaataagataaaacGTATAAAACACGAGGAGTGAAAGAGATAAAACACAAGAGATGGTAGAATAAAGTAAAcagacaattaaaataaatatcacacTATTGAGTAGTAAGTCATGTTGAAGATGTATGTCTTAAGTCTTCACTTCAAAAGAcccaggtcagaggtcagtcaTATTTCAGCCGCAacttatgtggaaattttggcattttaaagaccgaaaggaaaataattcataacatggttgcaaaataacaaaattaggcgaaaggaaaaaaaaattccagaacaatttctttcagtaaaaaacttttgaaaaactatgagtctgtgtctggtgaatttttggttaaaacaagcttgttcttTATTTTAGGAAATTACTAATAGTGTATAAAgtatccagacattttactcaactaAAGAGTAGCGATatatcataataaaattactcaagtaaaagtaaaaagttcagcattgtaaaaaatactcctaaaagtatttttattacatcaatAAATCTAAGTCGGCGCTACCCAACTCTGATAATAACACCAACTCTCTTGTTTGCTTCATTTAAGGGATGTATCATCTGCTGAGTTAGTCATCGTCAATCATAAGGGCATCAAATCGGAGATTGAGACCAGAGCAGACAGTTTCACTGCCTGCACCAAGATGGGAAATGACCTCATCAACAAGAACCATTATGCATCTGACGAGGTATTTGGCTACGATTCAAGGAAAACTATTTCAGAGGGAACACAATAACCAGATTTTAGTGTCTTCATACCATACAGCTCAGTACCCTGTTTACTGAATGCTCCTTTTGTCTACAGATCCGAGAGAAAATGGCTCAGCTCCAGGAAAAAAGAGATGAGATCAACAGCAAGTGGCAGGAGAAGATGGACCATTTACAAATTGGTAGGCATAGGAATTTCATTTCAATGGAAATTTAGAATACTACATTATTAAATAGTCTAgatacaaattaaaattcaaagagTATCTTGTCCCGAAACAAAAGGTTATTATATTGGTATATTAATTACATCATCTACTGTAACTGTGATGTGGCAACAGAAAAGCATGTAGGTACAGGTTTAAAAAGGAAGATATGCAAATGGGAAGGTTTAGGCTGGAGGGCTATTAGAAAGAAAGAACACAGAGCATCATTTCATATTCATTGGGGAAAAATGGTTGTACGGTGTAGTCATAGATTTATAAGGAAGtcatataatttattattaaatgacATAATGCTGCAATGGTAGCTATTTTATTAAGATACCTTTTGGAAAAGTAGGCCTACTTGCATGCATTCGACTAATACCGCTAAGAGATCAGtccatttttaatttacttcatttttgtttctttccaacACCACTATTTCCATCTTAAATGAGTTACCACAGTCCTACTATTTTGAATGTCTTCTTACCAAGATTGTGAAGCAAGCTCTAATAACTTATATTATGACTCTTAGGacatttcatgatttatttgtatttgttattcTTGCACTTAACTTGGTGTTTGCATTTGGTTTAGTGCTGGAGGTGCTGCAGTTTGGACGAGACGCCAACGTGGCAGAGTCATGGCTGGCAGGGCAAGAACCTCTTGTCCGAGCGGCGGAGCTTGGTGCTAACGTTGATGAGGTTGAGAGCCTCATTAAGCGCCACGAAGCCTTCGAGAAACTCGCTGCAGCTTGGGAAGAACGCTTTGTGCAGCTCGAAAAACTTACCACAGTAAGTACAATGATCGCTTTCCCTCTGAAGTCAGGGTGCCAACTCAGTCTGGTCtttctgaaagattttcttattaaaatgtttagcaaTTCTGGGAAGTGGTCTGACAGATTCAGGATGTTACTAACCTCCTTTAAGACAGCCAATTAAAGTTTGAGTCGTCTTTTTCTCCAGCTGGAGGAGCATGAAATGCAGAGGAGgcgagaagaagaagagagagcaCGGCGACCTCCTACTCCTCCGCCTGTAGAAGAGGTGGTGCCGTCTGAGCCACATAGTCAGCCACATGATTCAGCAGCAAGGTAGGAGATGTTTGAAAGAGCAGACAGCAAAATCAAACCTGTTTTTCCGTTCACACGACATTCATCTGTcttttaaacacagaacaagTCTGGACCAGACGACACTTAATCAATCGGTGTCAGTAAATGGAGTGCACAGCGATAATGACACGTCTCAGGTGAGACAAGTTTGCCTTGTCCAACGTTGTCGTGTTTTTTCCCATGCTGTTGGCCTCATttcatgttgtatttatttatgattcGAGTGGGttattgaaatgtgttttcaatttttaataagtcatttaaaattaCTATTAATATGCAAAATTTGACCAAGCAGAGtcaaaataatccaattttaTTCCAACTCCATTGATTCAAAATCATTTCATATGAAACGTATTTCTCATTGTTTGTCTTTGGTTGTCATACCGCCGTGAACGGTGTCTCATCTTTATATGGCATATAACAAAGTGTTGAATCTTAATTTAACATAGAAAAATTGGCAAAAGTTAGATTAGAATCTTAAGTTTCAATGTATTGTACTGGGATTTTAGACCcacaatgaaacatggtggcggCGGTAACATGCTGTCAGAAATCTTTTCCCaccttaaaaacataaacacaccaGAGCTATAATAGACTGGTTTATATCAAACCTATTACAAATCCTGACCCATTTCCATGTGAGAATATGTGGCAAGCCTGAAATCAGTGTTCAGAATCTCTCCATCCAAACTGAGACTAAGCTGTTTTTCAAAGAATGCAGCAAAATTCAAGTATAGATATGGGAAGCTAGAGGAGTAACCTAAATGGTTTGCAACTGTAATTGCAGGAAAATGTGATTCTGCAAAGTTTGGAAAAGGCTGAGGACAATTGCttgccacacctttcagatttttacctAAAATCCGTTTTGTATTTTGCTTCCACTTTACAGTTATTCACCACTCGCTCAGTCTATTACTAAAGATCCCAGGAAATTACATTGCACTATATGGTTGTAATGctccaaaatgtgaaaaagcttttttttcactgcattttGAATAATGCAGTTATCTAAAGAAAATAGCTAGAATTAATATATTGTATTTACTGGAGCAACATGGccagaaaaaatggaaaaaaaaacaattacaattttATCTTTTACGGAGAAGGAGAGGGGCCTGGGAAGAAAACCGTGCAGTCTTATATACATGtagttcaatttttttttcattgtctgATCAAAAGCATCACAGAGTGACCTggatatgttttcattttgatcatgGCTGTTGACTCTGGTGTGTTGGCatttttgttaaactaaaaAGTTCAAGCCCCGAACTAACATTCAAGTGTCTGCCAGCGACGGACTCCTTAACAATTTCTCATTGCATTCTTACCAGCAGTCTTTATCGCTGCCGTTGTCAGTGGGAAAGAAATCAGAGCCTAAACGTGTGTGTAAGCCCAAACAGCAGGAGCGTGTGAGTAATGAGCCATGGTCAGCTTTGTTGTTGCTCTCCCTCCCAAACGCCCCCTTACCTTCTTGACaacctccactcagctcctggTCAGCGGCAGTACTTCTTTTAAGAAACCATTGCTTCTTTACATCCactgctttatttattaatgaacCACACAGCTTCATTAATGAGTCCcattgctgcaaaaaaaaaaaaaaggcatgatGCACATTCATGGACAGGGTGTTTTCATGGATCTGATGTTGCGGTTTGCGGCTGCTGTGTATGTGCTTGTATTGACCAGGACGGGAGTCTCTAAATGTGGGGCAGAGTAAATGTGGTGGTTATTACAGCTGTTCAGTGGTATTTTTCTATGTGGCTTGTGGTAGTGTCTGTATGTTTACTTCTGAGTGTGTATCTTGCTTAAAGGAGTTAAAGCTTTGAATAGTGAATAGTTTTAATGATGGAAAAGAGATGAATAAGAGCCTTCTTAGTTTCAATACTGTTGaagttgcatatttttaaattaagtcatattttctgtttttgtgtgtttcatttggtaaaaaaaagtagcaaacTTCAAAGATTAGTTTGCTTAgcagagatttatttttgtttagttgaaAACAAGAATTTTCCTACTTATTTTCAGAACTCTAATAAAACAAGTtataacaaaattttaaaatattctgctgttaaCTATCGATATATCAAACGAGAGGCACTGATAAGAGAGCAGTCATTGGAAAACAAGTTTTCAACATAATTTTAAGACAAATGGAAGTTAATTAAATTgctgaagttttattttggcTTCAGTGGCTGTTATTACTAAAACAGCAGTCTCTGTGTAGGTAGGATATAGATACTCGAAAGGATAAAACAAAGCATCTCCATTCAGCCTTCCTGATATCTTACACTTCCTCACTTTCTCACAGTCTGAATGGGCTGCAGACACGACTTACCGTCTCTTTAAAAACGTGTTTCCTTCTAAGTAGCTTCCTAGATCTCTCTGTTGCCTTCGAGTCGTCTTTATGCAGTAACACACAGTGTTGCGAGGTCTTCCaggaaattaataatttttttttttattattattattcatttattttttatttttttaaaccagcagGCCTGATGAATCTGAAATTGGCAGATTTCTcagttttctaaattttttttctttgttttttaaagattgtaaGGAAAAGTGGAATTAAACTTACTGAGGTTTTACTTAGTAGGTTATAATTTGaattatcatttttttcccccaaaaacgTATTTAGGATGTTTAGCTTATGCTGGTCAGTGCTTCTTGTATGTTTCCTTTGTGAGTAGCTAAGTTGTACAGTTTGTCTCACAGTTATAATGTAGTGTTACCTCTTGTGTAATGTGTGATTCCATGAATCCAGTGGACCCCGTGTTCAGTACCTCAGTTTATCATGCAGTGTGTTAAAGCAAGCATCATTATGGCTTTTTGTGTTTGGCTGTGAACGGCTGCTTTGCTGCTCCCTTGGTCTTTTTCTGGTATTTCCAGCATTACCACTTTGGTCTGGTTTTAACCACAGGGCTCAGAGTCCGATTCGGTTAATGGACCCGGTAGAGACAGCGGCCTGGCGTCCTCTCGCCTCGAGCCGTCTGCCACGTTACCGAGCAGAGGCGGTGCCGACTCCGAGCCAGAAGCCATGGAGGGCATCCTCTGCcgaaaacaggaaatggagtCCCACAACAAAAAGGCAGCTACCAGGTAGGAATTTGGTGATAAGAGAGTGGTGACTTGTTTACATACtggggaaaaaattaattagCTGAAGGGCACTTATTATTTCATTTGATGGGACTTGGACCACACACATTCTAATGGTTGTGGATCTTTTTTAAAGTTCTTACACTTTTTCAAAGACAATTTTTGTGATATGCtattacaaataataaagtaaatgcAAAGTAATGAAAGGTGtactcttattattattattttttacaaaatgacagAACAGAGAACAAATTAACTACTTCTGCAAACTCTCTATTTAACAAAGTAAGCCAAATAATGGTATAAAGCATAATATCAACACTTACAATGTAATAATTACTCtaatataaattaactttttttctcctcattttaaatataattattttcagaGTTTGGGAAGCCATCTGGTTATTATCAATATCAAAAAGTACTGAATCacataaagtattaaaatattggtaaaattattgtgaaattaatctgTGTAATGAAAAACGTTTCTATAATCTGTGTAAAATTAGTTCTAGTTTTtactaataaatataaaaaaggtttatCAGTTCATCAGCTTTTGACTAACTTTTAGAGT from Xiphophorus maculatus strain JP 163 A chromosome 11, X_maculatus-5.0-male, whole genome shotgun sequence carries:
- the LOC102229236 gene encoding spectrin beta chain, non-erythrocytic 1-like isoform X4, encoding MSTISPTDFDSLEIQQQYNDINNRWDLAAETDWDNENSSARLFERSRIKALADEREAVQKKTFTKWVNSHLGRVTCRIGDLYTDLRDGRMLIRLLEVLSGEQLPKPTKGRMRIHCLENVDKALQFLKEQKVHLENMGSHDIVDGNHRLTLGLIWTIILRFQIQDISVETEDNKEKKSAKDALLLWCQMKTAGYPNVNIHNFTTSWRDGLAFNAIVHKHRPDLIEFDNLKRSNAHYNLQNAFNVAEKEMGLTKLLDPEDVNVDQPDEKSIITYVATYYHYFSKMKALAVEGKRIGKVLDYAIEADQLIEKYETLASELLQWIEQTILTLNDRQLANSLSAVQNQLQAFNSYRTVEKPPKFTEKGNLEVLLFTIQSKMRANNQKVYIPKEGKLISDINKAWERLEKAEHERELALRNELIRQEKLEMLAARFDRKAAMRETWLSENQRLVSQDNFGTDLGAVEAATRKHEAIETDIGAYWERVAAVEAVAKELEAEKYHDVRRILARRDNVLRLWEYLKELLAARRERLNSHRDLQRLFQEMRYIMDWMADEKGRLQSQDSGKHLHDVLDLLQKHNLVEADISAQAERIKAVQGAAKRFTSYDQAYKPCEPGLVSEKVDLLGQAYEELGQLAATRRERLEDSRRLWQFMWDLGEEAAWIREQEQILASGDNGRDLSSALHLLSKHEAFRDEMAARYGPLSNSIAAGEALVEEGHFGALEITERIQDIRGQWAHLEETTKLREQSLKESVALHQFQTDANDMEAWIMETLRQVSSQEVGHDEFSTQTLARKQREIEEEIQSHRPLIDSLHEQAQALPEAYIHFPEVEGRLPAIEQRYEELESLSAARRQALEGALALYRMFSEADACQLWVEEKEQWLDGMEIPTKLEDLEVVQQRFDTLEPEMNNLGTRVTDVNQVAEQLLSSDNCSKDQIHQTRDQLNNRWKEFEKLAGQKKQALESALNIQNYHLECNESQTWMKEKTKVIESTQSLGNDLAGVMALQRKLTGMERDLEAIQGKLDDLTKEAEKLASEHPDQAGEIQGRLAEIQEVWEELNATMKRREESLGEASKLQGFLRDLDDFQSWLSRTQTAVASEDSPTSLPEAESLLAQHESIKNEVDNYKEDYEKMRAVGEEVTQGQTDAQHMFLAQRLQALDTGWHELRRMWENRHSLLAQAFDFQTFLRDAKQAEAFLNSQEYVLSHTEMPTNLQAAEEAIKKHEDFLTTTEASEEKITGVVEAGRRLINDSNANADKIQEKVDSIQERHCKNKEAANELLSKLKDNCELQRFLQDGQELTLWINEKMLTAQDMTYDEARNLHSKWQKHQAFMAELASNKDWLDKIDKEGQALVAEKPELKPVVQQTLEDLQRQWEELESTTRTKDQCLFEAHRAEIFTQSCSALDDWLKNIETQLHSDDYGKDLTSVNILLKKHQMLEHQMEVREKEVQSLQSQAVALSQEDAGLAEVDGQQKRVIDSFSGLQDPLNLRRQQLLASKEAHQFNRDLEDEILWVKERMPLASSTDHGKDLPTVQLLIKKNQTLQKEIQGHQPRIDDIHRRGEAQSQVDGDRQSLLKERLVELRDLWDQLIAETDKRHDRLIEANRAQQFYADAAEAEAWMGEQELHMMSEEKAKDEQSALAMVKKHQILEQALEDYAQTIHQLANSSRLMVTSEHPESERITLRQAQVDKLYAGLKDLAEERRVRLQERLRLTQLKREVDDLEQWIAEREVVAGSHELGQDYEHVTMLRDKFREFARDTSTIGQERVDGVNALADDLIESGHPENASVAEWKDGLNEAWADLLELIDTRTQMLAASYELHRFHQDAMEVLGRIKEKKEVVPSDLGRDLNTVQHLHRQHNTFENDIQALSGQVNQVQDDAARLQKAYAGEKADDIQKSETAVTTAWQGLLEAGKARRLLLLDTVEKFRFLNMVRDLMLWMDGINVQIDAHESPRDVSSAELVIVNHKGIKSEIETRADSFTACTKMGNDLINKNHYASDEIREKMAQLQEKRDEINSKWQEKMDHLQIVLEVLQFGRDANVAESWLAGQEPLVRAAELGANVDEVESLIKRHEAFEKLAAAWEERFVQLEKLTTLEEHEMQRRREEEERARRPPTPPPVEEVVPSEPHSQPHDSAARTSLDQTTLNQSVSVNGVHSDNDTSQGSESDSVNGPGRDSGLASSRLEPSATLPSRGGADSEPEAMEGILCRKQEMESHNKKAATRSWQSMYCVLRKGSLGFYKDSKSASNGIPYHGEVPIVLDGSVCEVAHDYKKRKHVFKLRLADGKEFLFQAKDEVEMSSWIQSIAGSIPSASGDSPGAPRLSRAMTMPPISPSSGEGVTMRNKEGKEKDREKRFSFFGKKK